The Rhinopithecus roxellana isolate Shanxi Qingling chromosome 13, ASM756505v1, whole genome shotgun sequence genome contains a region encoding:
- the NCF4 gene encoding neutrophil cytosol factor 4 yields MAVAQQLRAESDFEQLPDDVAISANIADIEEKRGFTSHFVFVIEVKTKGGSKYLIYRRYRQFHALQSKLEERFGPDSKSSALACTLPTLPAKVYVGVKQEIAEMRIPALNAYMKSLLSLPVWVLMDEDVRIFFYQSPYDSEQVPQALRRLRPRTRKVKSVSPQGNSVDRMAAPRAEALFDFTGNSKLELNFKAGDVIFLLSRINKDWLEGTVRGATGIFPLSFVKILKDFPEEDDPTNWLRCYYYEDTISTIKDIAVEEDLSSTPLFKDLLELTRREFQREDIALNYRDAEGDLVRLLSDEDVVLMVRKARGLPSQKRLFPWKLHITQKDNYRVYNTMP; encoded by the exons ATGGCTGTGGCCCAGCAGCTGCGGGCCGAGAG TGACTTTGAACAGCTTCCAGATGATGTTGCCATCTCAGCCAACATCGCTGACATCGAGGAGAAGAGAGGCTTCACCAGTCACTTT GTTTTCGTCATCGAGGTGAAGACGAAAGGAGGATCCAAGTACCTCATCTACCGCCGCTACCGCCAGTTCCATGCTTTGCAGAGCAAGCTGGAGGAGCGCTTCGGGCCAGACAGCAAGAGCAGCGCCCTGGCCTGTACCCTGCCCACACTCCCAG CCAAAGTCTACGTGGGTGTGAAACAGGAGATCGCCGAGATGCGGATACCTGCCCTCAACGCCTACATGAAG AGCCTGCTCAGCCTGCCAGTCTGGGTGCTGATGGATGAGGACGTCCGGATCTTCTTTTACCAGTCGCCCTATGACTCAGAGCAGGTGCCCCAGGCACTCCGCCGGCTCCGCCCGCGCACCCGGAAAGT CAAGAGCGTATCCCCACAAGGCAACAGCGTTGACCGCATGGCAGCTCCGAGAGCAGAG GCTCTATTTGACTTCACTGGAAACAGCAAACTGGAGCTGAATTTCAAAGCCGGAGATGTGATCTTCCTTCTCAGTCGGATCAACAAAGACTGGCTGGAG GGCACTGTCCGGGGAGCCACAGgcatcttccctctctccttcgtGAAGATCCTCAAAGACTTCCCTGAGGAGGACGACCCCACCAACTGGCTGCGCTGCTACTACTATGAAGACACCATCAGCACCATCAA GGACATCGCAGTGGAGGAAGATCTTAGCAGCACTCCCCTATTCAAAGACCTGCTGGAGCTCACGAG GCGGGAGTTCCAGAGGGAGGACATCGCCCTGAATTACCGGGACGCTGAGGGGGATCTGGTTCGGCTGCTGTCGGATGAAGACGTGGTGCTTATGGTACGGAAGGCTCGCGGCCTCCCCTCCCAGAAGCGTCTCTTTCCCTGGAAGCTGCACATCACGCAGAAGGACAACTACAGGGTCTACAACACGATGCCATGA